The Pseudomonas sp. KU26590 genomic sequence CACTCTCGCGGGCGTGATGAGTACAAGCCTAGTCGGATGGATTTCTTCAAATCAAACAGCAAAACTATCAGAGCGCGCTGCAAAACTGGCAGAGCGGCAGGCATGCGTTACCCGGATCGACCTACAGGAGCAGAATTTGCGCGCCAAAGCTGATATTTTTTTGAGTGCGTTAGGTAGTTACCTAGCCATTGATGGGCACAAAATACCAAAAGACGAAGTGAAAGACTCGCGACTTGATGAACTGTTGAAAGCTGGGTATGCGTTCAGCGCTTACGCCCCTTCTGGAGTTTCAGAAACGACTCAAAAAATGGTAGTCCGCCTGAAAAACAGCGCAGCCCAGACGGACGCCGCGAAAATAAATGAATACAACAACGCGGTTTTTGAAAGCTACAAACAATGGAACCTTGACTTTCAAGAGTCATTGAAAGCATCCGACATATCCCGAAGCAAGTGCTCCTTATAGCGCAGCCAGATGAAAAGCTAATGGTTCCAACGCCTTCATTTGCTCAAGGGTCAGTGGTGCGAAATTGCGGTGGAGCTGCAGTTCGGAGAATTGCTCGACGCTGAGTCCGCCGTCGCGGAGCAGCTTTGCTCGCACCGGGCCGATGGCCTTGTCCTGAAACGCCGCCGGCTGCAGCACCAACCATTCGTAATAACTGAGATCAGCCCTGACCTGCTGCGCACCACCGTCACCGACCGAGGCCCGCGTGCCGTGCTTTGAAAGCAACGCACTGAATCGGGTGATCGCCACCACCGTCGAACGACAATTGATGTGAATCGGGGGCCGAGGCCCCTCCGCCAGTTTGAAGCGTCGGCCATCCAGCGTCCTGCACTGGGCGGTGGTCTTCGAGTCCAGAGTGCTGACCCACTCCACTGCCAGCACCACGTCGCTATTTGCCTTCAGCGTCTCCATCCGTGCCTGGGTGGCGACGTGCTGGACCGCCGTGCGGACAACCGAGCCGGCATTGCGATGGGTCGTGGCGAGGATGCCGTCGTTGTAGTTGAGCGCCTTGGTCCCGCGGATGTTTTTAATGATCTGGAAGTTGGTCTGGCCTTCGAAAAAGCTCTGCCTGATAGCGCCGGTGAGGCGTTGCCTTTCGGTTGAAGTGAAGCCCTCGATAAACGAGTTGAGCAGCCTGCCGCCGTCCGCACCGCGCACGCTCAGCGGGTTGGTGAGAATGGCCGCGCGGATGGCCACAGTGCCGGGCAACGCTGCGTCGAACGTGATGCTGGGCGGCGCAGCCCTTGTCAGGCTGGTCGCTTCAAATTTTGCCTCGTAGTTGGCGATGTCCACCAAGTCGAGATGGAGCTGCTCGCTGAACCGTCCGAAGATGCCGAGTAACAGGCTGTCGACTTCCTTCAACAGACGTTCAAGGCGTGCTGCCGTGTACTCAGTGAGATCGGCCTTGCCCAGGCGGTCGCGGAGACTGCGGTCGATCTCTCTCAGAAATGGTGCAAACTTTTCAACCTCGCCCGACTTCAGCTGCTCCAGGAAGACCGCGTGCCGCAGGGTCGCATCAAGGATCGCTTGGTTGGCGGCCATCAGGTTTCACCCCTGTCTCATCATCCAGATTCAGGCTAGTGGCGTCCGCCTGCAGTTCGTCGCGGATCAGGTCGTCATCCTTCTCCGGGTTGATGACACCGCGATCACGCAGGTACTGCCAGAAGTCGGTCACCGGCAGACGGCCGCCCTGCACGGCGTTGAACAACCCGGCCATGATGTTGGCGTCGAGGCTGATCTGGGTGAAATCCTGATTCAATTTGTACTCGGCTTCGCCGGACGCACCGGTGAACTCGACCATCCATGCCAGGCACTGCGTGTAACCCTCACTGACGTTGTTGACCACGAGCGAGAGGACGCTGTGTTCGGCGGCACTGTCGCTGTCGGCCTGGGTGGCGGTCTTTACCGCGCTGCCACGCTCGATCAGTCGCGCGCCGAGGGCGACGAGCTGCTCCTCCTTGGCGTCCATGGCCTCCTTGATCATGGTGTTGGCCTGGGCCTGCAAAATGCCCGCCGTGCCATTCGCCGGCAGTGGCAGGATCGCCCGGGAGCCGAAGTAGATACCCTTCTCCTCCAGCAGCTTGACCCACTGCTCATCCAGCCCGGCCATGAACACTTGCGGCTGGCCCATCAGGAACGCCGCGTCCTCGTAGTCGGCGCTGTTGCGGTAGTGACCGATGTTGACCTCGGCCATGTCGTACAGCGGCGAGTCGTCGATGCTGGTGTCGTTGTTTTCGCTTCCGAGGAACTGGAACGGGATCACCGTCCACGGCAAGCCTGCGCCATTCAGCGGCGCGAAGGGCGGCGTGACCAGCTCGGTTGTCGATTTCCCCTGCTGCCAGATCTCCTGCGTGTAGATACCCGCCGCGTCGAGCCGGAGCACGCGGTATTGGGTCACCTGCTCGCTGCCGAAGCCATCTTCAGTGTCGACATCTACGGTCTCGCGCAGCACCACAAGACTCAGCAGATGCTGACCGCCTACACGACGGGTCTTCCAGTTGCGAATCGCCTCGGCCGGGTAGCTGCTGACGCTCGATCGGGCGCGGCCGGCGATTTCGTCGGCCCGGCTGACGGTGCCAGCCTCGACAGCGGCGTAGTCCACCAACAGGCCATGGCGTCCCACCTCCAGCAGATGCCCGATCACCGACTGGGACTGCTGGTAGATGCTGACGCCCTGCCCGTCGATATCCCGGGAAACGTAGTCGAGCGCGCCCGGCAGGGTCAGCGTTGGCCACGTCCGGAATACGGCGCCGACCAGGCTGTGTTTGGTGCGGCCGGTGGCGTTGAAGAACACCGCGCGCGCCTTGTAGCCCTTGTACCGCTCCTTGTTCTCGTCGCTGAGGTCGTGGGCGTTGGGCTTGGGCAGATACAGCTCGCCAGCCGCCTTAATGGTTTCCGAGCCTTTGCACACGTCACGCACCAGCCGCCAGCGGCTCTTCGCCGCGTCGTACTCCGGGCGAGTGAAGGTGACGTCGTTAGCCATCAGCGTGCGAACCCCATGTTCAAGGTGGTGACCGGTTTAATGATCGGGAAGTCTTTGTGAATGAAGTAGCCGCCCGCGTCGTTCGCGTGGTCGTTGCCCTGGCTCTTATCGGGTTCGCCGTTTGGCGCCCAGATCTGCTGCTCAAGGCCATCGGCGTACGTCGGGCACGTGAAGGGGTTGACCTGGTAACGACGCTCGCCCTGGGCGTTGCAGAACATGGCGTTCATCGCGTTGATGCGGTCCTTCACCGGCGGGTTAGCGGCCGGCGCGATGACCGTGAACCCCGCCTGCTTGAGCATGGCGATATCGGTGAGGCTGGCGTTCACCGACTTGCGCGAGTCGCCCGACGCGTCCGGGTAAATCCGAATCTCACAGGTCTTTTCAAACGTGTTGCCGTTGTACCGCCAGTACCGCTCCTTGATGCGCTTGATCATGTCCGGCGTGTCGTAACCGTTGGTGAACTCGTCGACCGCGCGGGGCATGCCCTGATCGCGCTTCACGTGGGTGATCGCTGCCATCTTGCCAACGTTGAAGTCCATGCCGATGAACAGCGGCTCGCCCGCCTGGACCGTGTCGAAGCATTGGTTCAGCTTGCGGTCGTACGCGTGGTAGATCGACCCGGACGTCAGGTTGACGAACTGACCGTTCAGATAGGCCCGGATCAACTGCTCCGGGTAGGACTCCATCAACGACGGGATGTAGTCGTCGGGCAGGTTCAGCTCGTTGTCGAACGTGCTCGCCTGCACCAGGCCGTACATACCGGTCAACGCCGGTTTCTCCCGCAGCTGTTTGACGAACTGCTGGAACACGAACTTGAAGCCTTCCGGCGTCGTTGTGACGTCGACGCCGTTCTTCAGGCCGGGGACGTTGTAGCGCATCCGCGCAATGATCTTGCGCCAGGCATGCTGCGCCTTGAGGGACGGCAGCACATCGAGCTCATCGACCAGCGCGTGCCCGATCTTGAAGCCGACGATGGTTTGCGGCTTCTCCATCGACCGGCAGATCGTCGTGCTGCGGTACTGCCTGCCGCTATAGAAATCGACCTCTTTGTCGCTTTCCTTGGTCCGGACCTTCAGACCCCAGTCGTAGGCCACTTCCTCGATGGTCGGAAAGAAGATGTCGCGGATCTGCGGGTACGTCGGGGCGAAGTAGCCGGAGTTGATGCCCGGCCATTCCCATACGTGCTTGCACAGCGCCGCGCAGCCCACCCACGTCTTGCCAGAACCGAACCCTGCGACGAATCCACGGAACTTGTGCGGCAGTTGCAGAAAGTCAGCCTGGGGAACGTTCAGGCTCGGCATCCCGCTTCCTCGCGTCAATCACATGAACCGACACCGCGGTTGGGACAACGGGCTCATCGTCTGCATCGGCCTTCTTCTGCCGATTGACGTACATGTCGCCCGCTTCTTTGGCTGCCTGCTCAAGGATCTGCATGGCGAGCCCGATGTTTTTCGTCTTCTCGGCGCGCTCGACGAACCTGTTCATGGCGCGCAGGCGATACGCGCGATTGGCGATCGGGATATCGGCAGTCTCTTCGCGGAACCTCTTGCGGGTGTCCTCAAACAGCGTGACCCAGCGCTTGGCCAGATCTCGTCCGGCACGCTTGGTCGGGTCATGTGCTTCGCACTTCTGCCGGGGCACTTCAATGCCGAATTCTTCTCGGACGGCGGCTGATACCTGCGAGGGGGTGTCGAAGCACGCCAGGGCCTGAACGATAAAGGCCTTCACCTCGTTGTTCAGGGTGGCCATAGGCTGGATTCCGTCTGGGGTCTGTCAGGGGTCAGGCAGACTTGAGTAGACAGGTTCCGCAGGCCCTCGAAATATTCAGTTTGCCCACCTCGGCGGGTTTGTTTGCTGCATCGACCAGAGCCTGAACCTCGGCGCTCGCGCCATACCGGCGGACCACACCGACGAACTCTTCGACGTCGTGGCCCTGGAGTTTCAGCTTGGGTCCGCCTTCCTGGGTGAATGCAGGCTGGCCGTATTTGTCGGTGGCGTGAGCCAGGTGATAGAGCTCGTGCTCGATCAAGGCGCAGAACTCGGAGTCACTGCACGTCGAGCAGTAATCAGCAGCCAGAGTGATGATGAAGGCCGGCACATCGCCAAACCAGTCACGCATCTGTTGCTCCATGCGTGCCTTCTGCCAACCACCGGCGCGGAAGGCCACTTGCTCGGCCTGGCCCAGTACGCGACGACCTGCCTTTTCGAAGCTGGACGATGCCCACATGACGGCGATGTCAGCATCGATGAGGTGGGCGTGGTCGGGGTTGTGGATGCTGCCGGTGTCGGCGAGGATTTCGGTTTGGACCCATGGCCAGACCTCGGGAGCGGGCGCGAGACAGGTGGGACTGTCGGAATAGCCCGACAGTGCCAGTAGAGATATTGGAGGATTGGGTCTAGCCATTCTGCACCTCGCCCTTGAAATGATGACCGAATGCCACCATATTGTCCCCGCTGGCCAAGGAGGGCTCTAGTGTCATGGCGCTCGTTGGTCGGTTTTCCCTAAATCAACGAGTGATCCAAATGGCTATCAAATGTATTGACCCGGCATTCTTAATAAGCGTTGTCAGGCAGAAACACCCAGATGTCGCAGAGAAGCATCCTACTGGAACACAGCATCAGTTCACGTTCAGTTGCGGTCTGGTGATGAATGTTTTCACTAACGGCTCTGTGAATTTTCAAGGCAATAGCCACGAAAGCCGCACCGCTTTCGACATCGTCGCCGTTATTGACATGATCAACCGACCTGCTTGATCTGAAAGTGCCGCACTGATCATGCGGCACACCCGCCCCGACTACCCGTCAACCATCCCTCGTTAACGCCGTTGCTACCGCCCAACGAAATGCTGGCCCGTGCCAATGTCGTCAAGATTCGACTCATTTTGCTGGCGTTCCCGTTGACCGATTTGGGCGCGCTGGTTACATATCGGCGTTCTGGATTCATCGCCATGGCGATTCTCAACATGAGTGACGGATAAAATCGCGCGCACCTTGTACAGCGCCCATTCAAATTCAATGACGACGGCCGACTTGCTTAGGCTGGCTGCCGAGGTGCCTGCCCCGGAGGCCGTGCTTAAAACCCAGCTTCAAACACATCCAACACTTCACTCCCTGCCAGTACGTGACCATGAACACATGGCGCATCCCAGCCAGACAAAGGGACACGTGAAACGTCAGCCCGGCATTCGTCGCGCCGATGAACAATGTCTGGTTGCGCGTCATCACAATAAATCCGCTGATGGCGATCGCCGAATAGATGATCTTGCCGATGATCCCGTCGCGCACCTTTCCGCTCAGCACGCACCAGGTGGCCCACAGCGCGATTAGCCCGCACGCGATGGAGTTGATCATTTCCAGGTTCATGGTGGATTACCTCCCCCAAACCGCTGACGAATCAGCGCCCAAAGGTCAGCGGCTTTGATGGCTCGGTTGGTGGCGGCCATCAGCGACCCGCCGAACGCGCCGAGCAGAAACGCGACGCCCGCTACATCGCTGGGGTCGACGACGCTGAGCTGGTCGCACACGATACTGGTGAGGTAAAACGCGCAGGCAATCCCGGTGACGAGAAAGATCACCCACGACCACAGATCCTTGAGGTCGTCCTTGTGCCACCAGCTGGCGACGATTGCCCCCATCAGACCTGCAATAAGCCAGTCGAGCTTGTCGAGCAGGCGGTGAAATAACTCCATGCGCTCGACTCCGTACAGGCATGCACAGCGGCATCAGATTTCTGTCTGGCACCACAAATTTGATGTGTGATCCGTTCCCCCGATAGGATGCGCTTCCCGCAATACGCCTCACGGACGAAACATATGAAAGCCATTCTCATTGCTGTCACCGCAGCGGTTTCTGTAACTGCGACAGCTGCCCAAGCCGCCGACTTCTCAGCTGCAGAACTATGCAAGGCCACCATATCGGTCGAAATGGGGCGCAAAACAAAATCCATGAAGATGGTGAATGTAGATCCACCTGAGATTTCCTATAAGCGGCCTGACGGCGACAGCTTCAAATATCGCTGCAAGATTGAAGACGACAGAGTGGTCTGGCGTACGTTCCTCACCGACACTCGGGAGTGGGGCCGCTGGCGCGAAAACTACGCTGCGGGCGACGCGATGACCACTTACAGCGTTGACGGCGGGATTCTGAAAATTACTAACGATCAAGCGAACCCAGCGTCCTTCAAGAAGAGCGACTTCTGACAGGCTCGGGCACAAAAAAGCCCGCTCGAATGGCGGGCTTTTGGAGCAACTTGCCGAAGGCAAAATACTCAATGTGGCAAAATGATGCCGTCAGCCGTGCGGGAAGTCAATTAGCTTAGCAATGTTTTTTTGGCTCTTTCCCAGTAAACGCGCAAACCCTCAACTTTTTCATTCATCGCCCGGCCTGATGACAGCTCGGGAAGCTTGTGTTCTTTCCTGATAAGCTTGCTCACCAGAGCGATCTCGTAACCGGAATATCCAGTGATGTTTACACAATGATCTTGGTAACTTTCCGGGTCAGATTGTCGCTCTAAAACATCGCTGGCGAGATCAAGCGCCAGCGCCCTCTCAGTTTTCAGCCAAGCAAGCTTGGATAGCACTTTCCCATTGAAATATTCAAGTTTAGCATCGGCTAAATCTAAGTCTGGCGGGTAGCACCATTCGGAACTCGAATAATAGGTCGGGTCGCCATCGTATTTTTTAATTTTCTGATGGCATCGGCTGACGTAACGATCAAGAATACCTACGAGTCCAATGGCGTTCAAAGTAGCTTCGGCTTTGTACTTCCTAGCGTCCTTTCGGCTTTCTTTTAGCCATTGCAAACCCTGTGAGACTACTGCCGACAACAGCCCGCTCGCGAGCACAATCTTTGAAATATCCCACCAACCTATCGAAACTTGATCCATCTTGATCGGCTAAGCCGCCTCCTTCATCCTATAAATTACAGCCCCAACAGGACTGAGCGCCATGCCATCGAGATCCTCGCAACACTCGAATATTAGCGTTATAACAGGCTCCCAGTCGCGCGCCCAGGCACTGGACTCAAGGCGCACCCCATACTCGGCCATCAGCCAACCACGAAAACCCTCCGGCTTGATCAGCGGATCCTCGTTGGCCGACTGCCCGCCCTGATGCATGTAGCGGTACCGGAACATCACGCCCTTCACCACGTACTCCAGCTTCTCGCGCTTGGCAGCAGTCATGCGCTTGGACTTCGAGACCACCATTCCAAACACGACCTCTTCCGCGGCCTCGCGGATATCGTCGTCCCGATTGGCCGCATACATGTATTCGCCGAACACGCGGACCTGGGGATGGAGCCTGGCGATCGCCGATTGGATGTGCCCGGCCAACGCGCTGTGGATGGCGTGGTTCGCAGTGGGGCCGCGTTTCGTGCTCTGGACGACAACCCCGAGCTGCACCACGTCCGAACTCTGTCCCGGCGCCGGGTTGTAAGTGCAGTCATGCCATGCCTGACGTGCGGAAAAGATGTTCATCCTGCTCCCCTCTTCAATGCTCTGGTCAGTTCGCGGTACTGCGCAGTCAGCGCCTTCAGGTCACTGACTGTGTATTTCTTCGGCGCATGCGGCCCTTCCAGCCACGCGACTTTCTCCGCGCCGATGCGCTGCACCAGGCTGATCCGGTAGTTCACGATGTCGCCCGACTTGTGCGTGTTGCATGGCGAGCACTGCAGGTGGCAGTTCAGCGGTTCGAAGCGCAGCTCTGGCGCGCTCGCGACTGTGCGGTAGTGCCCGGCGTCGTTCTTGCCCTGATGAAAGCGGCCACAACTGATGCAAGGCTGACCGGCGTCGCGGGCGCGCACCCAAGCGTTGAAGGCTGTCTGCGTGTCCTTCATGTGCTCGGATCTCGACTTCAACTTTTCCTTGCGGGCCTTGATCTCCCGGCGCTCGACCTGGGCGAGCGACTTGCGAGCTTTGTCTTGGTTCGTAACAGCAATGGCCAGGCCGCATTGCCAAGTGCACACCTTCTGGCCCAGTTGGAATGGAACGAACTCAGATGTGCATACGGGATTGGCGCACTGGCGTTTTCTGCGCGTCAGCAGTGACTTCTTAGCTGCCTGTCCGATCACAACTCACCTCCAGACCATCGGCGGCCGGGAGGCAAGTCATGAAGATGCGCGAGCATTGCGCCGGCCTGATGGAAGACCTTGGCCAACTCAGTCATACCGACCAGCCCACAGATCAGCCTGCGTCCACCGCACCCCATGCTCCGCGCCAAACGCATGCATGACTTCGAACAGATCGCTGAACCACTGCTGCGACTGCTTGCGGGTGGAGATGCCCAGCACCACAAACCCGCCATCAAGCCCGGGCACCGCGCGTTGCTTCTCGACCGAGGCGCTGAACACGTGTTTCCAGTCCTCATCCGAGAGCTTCTTGCCGTACCAGTCGACCTGCTGAGACACGTCGCGCAGCATCGCCCACATCTTGCGATTGCTGATGTCCGGGCGTTTCTCGTCCTTGATCACAACCAGCTTCGGCTTGGACAGATCGGTACCGTGCAGATAGCCCATGATGCGGGCGATATCGGCAGGCGACTTGAGCGCGAATTCAGTCATGGTGCAGCCTGCAGAGTCTGGATCTGCGCACGCAGGGCTTCGACTTCGGTGATCAGCCCAAGCACCACCGCTGGATTCGCGGCAGCAATGTACTCCAGGTCTTCAAGCTCTATGCCCGCGACCACTTCGCCAGGTTGAAACCAGTTCGCGGGGTTGACCTGTCCCTGAGCCAGCGCCTTCAACTTCGAATAGTCACCCATCAAACACTCTCCTTGCCGCGCTGCGACTCCCAGGTGAACAGCACCAGCTTCCCGCCGTTCTCGCGCAGTCGATCCACGACGCGATCGCCCATGTAGATCGGCAGCTCGTCCCTGCCACGGTTGGAAATCACGATGGTGGGTTTCATCGCCTCGTAGCGTGAGTTGATCAGTTCGAACATCACCGTCCTCTCGAACTCGGTCACGTTCTGAACGCCCACCTCGTCGAGAATCAGCAGGTCCGGGGACTCGAAGAGCGCGTAGGCCTGCACTTCGGTGTGAGGGCTGTCGCTGCCGAAGGAAGCCTTGACGTGGCGGAACGCCGAACTGGCCGTCAGGTACAGCGCTGTCATGCCCAGGCGGCGTATCACGTGGTTGCCGATCGCCGTCGCCAGGTGAGTTTTCCCGGTGCCGACGGTCCCGAGCAGCATCAGGCTGCGGCCCATCCGGGCATGTGCGGGGAAGTTCTCGGCGTAATCCGTGCAGATCCGCAGCGCACTGGCTTGCCCTTCCCCGTCAACACGGAATCCAGCCAGTGACCGGTCCGCAAAGCGGCGCGGAATGCAGGAGCGCCCTACCCGGCCCTCGATCGACCGCCGCAAGTTGTCGCGAATCAGCCTTTGCTGTTCCCGGCGCGTGTCTTCAGCGCGGTTGGCCGCATTGCAGCGGTTGCAGCCATGCCAGGCAGCTGACCGGGCTTTGCCCAGACCGGTCAGGTGATCGGTGTATTCGCCGTGGGTGGCGCAGCTGCGCTTTTCGGACTTGAGCACTTGGCCCAGCGTTCCGACCAAGCTCACAATCTCAGATGCGGTACGAGCCATCGGCGTTCGCCTCCCCGAGGTTGGCGCGGTGATCGATCTGGCCCAGCGCGGTGTGGCGGGACGGTGCGGCGTGGGCGTGACCGCCGATGCGGCGGGTAACCCAGTCCACCTCGAAGCCTTGCCACCCTGAGTCCACGGCGATGGTCAGCGCCTGCTCGGCGCCGATGCCGAAAGCCTTGCAGCCGGAAAGTTTGGTGTTCAGGGCAGACCAGATGCGTGCGGTAACCGGCGCCCGCTTGGCCTTCCGCACGGCGAGGTAATCGTCCAGCAGCGGCTCGGGAATTCCGTGGGGGTTGGCGGCGAGCATGTCGCGCTTGCCGAACGGTTTCTTGCGTTCGGGTTTCTCAGCCGACGGCTGCTGCGGGGGGCAAGTAACCTCTTCCGAAGGAAGAGTTACTTTGGGGTTAGATTTCTTGGAATAGAGAAGGGAGTCGTCGGTTTTGGTCTGACTCGCGAAAAGTACGACTCGGCCCATTTGATCCGAGTCAGACCGGTTGATCCGACTCGGACGTTCGGCATAAACCCATTCCTTCGTGTCGCAAAGCCCGATGTCACCGCGCGACCCGCCCTCTCGATAAATGACCCTGCGCTTGAGCAGATGACTGATCGCCTTGGATGCGACGTCAGGATGCAGGTGAGTGGCTTTGGCGACGTCTGTGGCCTTGATCCTTAACGCACCCGTCTGGAAGTTGATCGTGGCCTTGGCGATGAACAGCGCGACCTTCAGCTCCCGGCCTGGCAAGTCGATGGCCATCAAGGCGTCCATCAAAGCGTTGTCCATCCGGGTAAACCCTCGGGACTTGTCAAAGGAGACGATGTTTGTCATGATTTTTCTCGCTTACCGTTTTGATCAAACCGCCCTGCCCGGCGGTTTTTTTATGTCCGAAATTCAGGCTGCCCGAACCGACGCGTCCATCACGTCCAGGCTCTTGCGAACGTGGTCGATCTCGACGCGGATCTGGGATTTCTCGAAGGTGCTGACGTGGTTGTCGCCCAGTGCCTGATGAACCGCGATCGTCAGATCGGCGACCTCCTTGCCGACGTTGATCAACGACGCAGTCAGCGCCTGAGGCGGCGGCGTGACTCTGGGGACGATGTCGAAGCCGAACTCATTCGCCAGCGCAGCCAGCACGCTCCGGCGGCCGGCATCGGACAGATGCGTGAGCACCTGGCCGAACATTTCCAGGTTCATGCGGTGCGCTTCCCTGTTTGGGTTTGCGCAGTCCAACAACCGCGTTTCGTTTACGCCTATACGCTTGGCCAGCGCGGTACCGCCGCCGGCCTTCACCTCGCGGTGAAGCGTTCTTTCAAAATCTTCCATTGCGAAAACCTCTTTTTTTCTCGCGTGGTGAAGTGCCACCAGTTACCTGATCATTGGCCTGTGACTTGCTCGCTTGGGTACCAGTGAACGACTCATCCAAACCCAGAGCGTGCAACGTGACATACGCTGCGTCCCCTTCGAGACCCGCCCTGCCCTTGATCTCAAGGCACGTCGGATCACCTTATGCGGAGGCAAGTGAAGCGCATGAGGCGCCGATCTGACCGGCTCTTTG encodes the following:
- a CDS encoding minor capsid protein: MAANQAILDATLRHAVFLEQLKSGEVEKFAPFLREIDRSLRDRLGKADLTEYTAARLERLLKEVDSLLLGIFGRFSEQLHLDLVDIANYEAKFEATSLTRAAPPSITFDAALPGTVAIRAAILTNPLSVRGADGGRLLNSFIEGFTSTERQRLTGAIRQSFFEGQTNFQIIKNIRGTKALNYNDGILATTHRNAGSVVRTAVQHVATQARMETLKANSDVVLAVEWVSTLDSKTTAQCRTLDGRRFKLAEGPRPPIHINCRSTVVAITRFSALLSKHGTRASVGDGGAQQVRADLSYYEWLVLQPAAFQDKAIGPVRAKLLRDGGLSVEQFSELQLHRNFAPLTLEQMKALEPLAFHLAAL
- a CDS encoding DUF4055 domain-containing protein, with translation MANDVTFTRPEYDAAKSRWRLVRDVCKGSETIKAAGELYLPKPNAHDLSDENKERYKGYKARAVFFNATGRTKHSLVGAVFRTWPTLTLPGALDYVSRDIDGQGVSIYQQSQSVIGHLLEVGRHGLLVDYAAVEAGTVSRADEIAGRARSSVSSYPAEAIRNWKTRRVGGQHLLSLVVLRETVDVDTEDGFGSEQVTQYRVLRLDAAGIYTQEIWQQGKSTTELVTPPFAPLNGAGLPWTVIPFQFLGSENNDTSIDDSPLYDMAEVNIGHYRNSADYEDAAFLMGQPQVFMAGLDEQWVKLLEEKGIYFGSRAILPLPANGTAGILQAQANTMIKEAMDAKEEQLVALGARLIERGSAVKTATQADSDSAAEHSVLSLVVNNVSEGYTQCLAWMVEFTGASGEAEYKLNQDFTQISLDANIMAGLFNAVQGGRLPVTDFWQYLRDRGVINPEKDDDLIRDELQADATSLNLDDETGVKPDGRQPSDP
- a CDS encoding terminase large subunit domain-containing protein is translated as MPSLNVPQADFLQLPHKFRGFVAGFGSGKTWVGCAALCKHVWEWPGINSGYFAPTYPQIRDIFFPTIEEVAYDWGLKVRTKESDKEVDFYSGRQYRSTTICRSMEKPQTIVGFKIGHALVDELDVLPSLKAQHAWRKIIARMRYNVPGLKNGVDVTTTPEGFKFVFQQFVKQLREKPALTGMYGLVQASTFDNELNLPDDYIPSLMESYPEQLIRAYLNGQFVNLTSGSIYHAYDRKLNQCFDTVQAGEPLFIGMDFNVGKMAAITHVKRDQGMPRAVDEFTNGYDTPDMIKRIKERYWRYNGNTFEKTCEIRIYPDASGDSRKSVNASLTDIAMLKQAGFTVIAPAANPPVKDRINAMNAMFCNAQGERRYQVNPFTCPTYADGLEQQIWAPNGEPDKSQGNDHANDAGGYFIHKDFPIIKPVTTLNMGFAR
- a CDS encoding DUF2280 domain-containing protein; protein product: MATLNNEVKAFIVQALACFDTPSQVSAAVREEFGIEVPRQKCEAHDPTKRAGRDLAKRWVTLFEDTRKRFREETADIPIANRAYRLRAMNRFVERAEKTKNIGLAMQILEQAAKEAGDMYVNRQKKADADDEPVVPTAVSVHVIDARKRDAEPERSPG
- a CDS encoding putative metallopeptidase translates to MARPNPPISLLALSGYSDSPTCLAPAPEVWPWVQTEILADTGSIHNPDHAHLIDADIAVMWASSSFEKAGRRVLGQAEQVAFRAGGWQKARMEQQMRDWFGDVPAFIITLAADYCSTCSDSEFCALIEHELYHLAHATDKYGQPAFTQEGGPKLKLQGHDVEEFVGVVRRYGASAEVQALVDAANKPAEVGKLNISRACGTCLLKSA
- a CDS encoding MFS transporter; the encoded protein is MELFHRLLDKLDWLIAGLMGAIVASWWHKDDLKDLWSWVIFLVTGIACAFYLTSIVCDQLSVVDPSDVAGVAFLLGAFGGSLMAATNRAIKAADLWALIRQRFGGGNPP
- a CDS encoding recombination protein NinG, with the protein product MLTRRKRQCANPVCTSEFVPFQLGQKVCTWQCGLAIAVTNQDKARKSLAQVERREIKARKEKLKSRSEHMKDTQTAFNAWVRARDAGQPCISCGRFHQGKNDAGHYRTVASAPELRFEPLNCHLQCSPCNTHKSGDIVNYRISLVQRIGAEKVAWLEGPHAPKKYTVSDLKALTAQYRELTRALKRGAG
- a CDS encoding recombination protein NinB — encoded protein: MTEFALKSPADIARIMGYLHGTDLSKPKLVVIKDEKRPDISNRKMWAMLRDVSQQVDWYGKKLSDEDWKHVFSASVEKQRAVPGLDGGFVVLGISTRKQSQQWFSDLFEVMHAFGAEHGVRWTQADLWAGRYD
- a CDS encoding ATP-binding protein → MARTASEIVSLVGTLGQVLKSEKRSCATHGEYTDHLTGLGKARSAAWHGCNRCNAANRAEDTRREQQRLIRDNLRRSIEGRVGRSCIPRRFADRSLAGFRVDGEGQASALRICTDYAENFPAHARMGRSLMLLGTVGTGKTHLATAIGNHVIRRLGMTALYLTASSAFRHVKASFGSDSPHTEVQAYALFESPDLLILDEVGVQNVTEFERTVMFELINSRYEAMKPTIVISNRGRDELPIYMGDRVVDRLRENGGKLVLFTWESQRGKESV
- a CDS encoding replication protein, translating into MTNIVSFDKSRGFTRMDNALMDALMAIDLPGRELKVALFIAKATINFQTGALRIKATDVAKATHLHPDVASKAISHLLKRRVIYREGGSRGDIGLCDTKEWVYAERPSRINRSDSDQMGRVVLFASQTKTDDSLLYSKKSNPKVTLPSEEVTCPPQQPSAEKPERKKPFGKRDMLAANPHGIPEPLLDDYLAVRKAKRAPVTARIWSALNTKLSGCKAFGIGAEQALTIAVDSGWQGFEVDWVTRRIGGHAHAAPSRHTALGQIDHRANLGEANADGSYRI
- a CDS encoding phage regulatory CII family protein gives rise to the protein MEDFERTLHREVKAGGGTALAKRIGVNETRLLDCANPNREAHRMNLEMFGQVLTHLSDAGRRSVLAALANEFGFDIVPRVTPPPQALTASLINVGKEVADLTIAVHQALGDNHVSTFEKSQIRVEIDHVRKSLDVMDASVRAA